One part of the Desulfatiglans sp. genome encodes these proteins:
- a CDS encoding DUF3465 domain-containing protein, translating to MQVFSIYKINHQKVFILLSNQQVLADAFKNKESNIQVSGSGRVTATLPDDNEGSRHQRFIIELDSGLTLLVSHNIDIAPKINSLGKGDQIEFYGEYDWNTKGGVVHWTHHDPDGSHEDGWLKHKGRIYQ from the coding sequence ATGCAGGTATTCAGCATATACAAAATAAACCATCAGAAAGTATTTATACTATTATCAAATCAACAGGTTTTAGCGGATGCCTTTAAAAATAAAGAAAGCAACATACAGGTCAGCGGATCGGGCAGGGTGACAGCTACTCTACCGGACGACAACGAAGGAAGCCGCCATCAGAGATTTATCATAGAGCTTGATTCAGGCCTGACTCTTCTTGTTTCTCATAATATTGATATAGCGCCCAAAATCAATTCCCTTGGCAAAGGGGATCAAATAGAATTCTACGGGGAGTATGATTGGAATACAAAGGGCGGGGTTGTGCACTGGACCCATCATGACCCTGATGGCAGTCATGAAGATGGGTGGTTGAAGCACAAAGGGAGAATATATCAATAG